One Pleuronectes platessa chromosome 20, fPlePla1.1, whole genome shotgun sequence DNA window includes the following coding sequences:
- the mtfr1 gene encoding mitochondrial fission regulator 1 isoform X2, with amino-acid sequence MTTEMSKENERIEVDLASGSAKPYGSSRSIVRRIASNLPLQPCPRVHFQLHPYAENSGVLRRQNCQVASLADVSWIDQDEDEEGEEEDEDYLGRPRSGIPPGFVFRAQRPHPGRRPLNRRRSLPSLHQGAPDPQGPSKVNDEAIQKIGALETELAKLRIQIAQIVLAQEKSTQPGPPMPPPAPSGTLPPPPPPPPPPPPPPPPPSSLQRTFSAIDLIKERRGKKTDGETILESRSADIPSMLDILKDINKVKLRSVKSRPSEGDGRLKSSGPMDPAALIAEALKRKFAHRYRHNSEQEDKEDFQLPVPEVKPRNETPLFGQHMLKSTGKKNLL; translated from the exons ATGACGACAGAAATGAGCAAAGAGAATGAAAGGATTGAGGTGGACCTG GCTTCTGGATCAGCCAAGCCCTACGGGTCCTCGAGAAGCATTGTGAGGAGAATAGCTTCTAATCTTCCCCTCCAACCCTGCCCCAGGGTTCATTTTCAG CTTCATCCGTACGCTGAGAACTCTGGTGTCTTGAGGAGGCAGAACTGTCAGGTGGCGTCTCTGGCTGATGTCAGCTGGATTGACcaggatgaagacgaggagggggaggaggaggatgaagattaCTTAGGCAGACCCAG GTCAGGGATTCCACCAGGATTTGTCTTTCGAGCCCAACGCCCTCATCCTGGGAGAAGACCGTTAAACCGCCGCAGGTCACTGCCCAGCCTGCACCAGGGGGCTCCTGACCCTCAGGGGCCATCAAAAGTCAACGATGAGGCCATTCAGAAGATCGGTGCTCTCGAGACAGAACTTGCCAAACTCAGAATACAGATAGCGCAAATCGTCCTGGCTCAGGAAAAAAGCACACAGCCAG GACCCCCTATGCCCCCCCCTGCACCCTCTGGTACCctacctccccctcccccgcctcctcctcctccaccaccacctcccccaCCACCTTCGAGCCTCCAGCGGACATTTTCAGCCATAGACTTGATAAAAGAGCGCAGAGGGAAGAAGACAGACGGGGAGACGATTTTGGAGTCGAGGTCGGCAGATATCCCCAGCATGCTGGATATCCTGAAGGACATCAACAAAGTCAAGTTGCGATCAGTCAAAAG tcgTCCATCAGAAGGCGATGGTAGACTAAAGTCCAGTGGGCCTATGGATCCTGCCGCTCTCATCGCTGAGGCCCTGAAACGCAAGTTCGCCCACCGCTATCGACACAACAGTGAACAAGAGGACAAGGAGGATTTCCAACTTCCAGTTCCAGAAGTGAAGCCTCGAAACGAAACCCCTTTG TTTGGGCAGCACATGTTGAAATCAACTGGAAAAAAGAATTTGCTGTGA
- the armc1 gene encoding armadillo repeat-containing protein 1 codes for MSAEVDALTVVNQLRDLAADPLNRRAIVEDHGCLPGLILFLDHPNPQVVYSALLAVRYLAECRANREKMKDELGMMLSLQNVMQKSTSPGETKLLASEIYEILQSAGKEEAEQAEADAASCRRKAQFFLGSNNKRAKTVVLHIDGLDDSTRRSLCEDALLKIRGVISFTFQMAVKRCVVRIRSDLKAEALGSAINSTKVMKAQQVVKTENGGERVVSFQEDSEELVEENTDIPDYLPEEESPSQEPDKAVTRVGSITDGMGWLSTAANFVTRSFYW; via the exons ATGAGTGCGGAGGTGGACGCACTGACTGTGGTGAACCAGCTGCGAGACCTTGCCGCAGACCCCCTGAACCGGAGGGCCATAGTAGAAGATCACGGCTGTCTGCCGGGCCTCATCCTTTTTCTGGATCACCCCAACCCACAGGTCGTCTACTCAGCGCTATTG GCTGTGCGCTACCTGGCAGAATGTCGTGCCAACAGGGAGAAGATGAAGGACGAGCTGGGCATGATGCTGAGTTTGCAGAATGTCATGCAGAA GAGTACCTCACCTGGAGAGACCAAACTTCTGGCCTCTGAGATCTATGAAATCCTGCAGTCAGCTGGTAAAGAGGAGGCCGAGCAGGCGGAAGCAGACGCTGCCTCCTGCCGACGTAAAGCTCAGTTCTTCCTCGGCTCCAACAACAAGAGAGCCAAGACTGTGGTGCTGCACATTGATGGACTGGACGACTCT ACTCGAAGGAGCCTGTGTGAGGATGCGTTGCTCAAGATCCGAGGGGTCATCAGCTTCACCTTCCAGATGGCTGTCAAGAGATGTGTCGTCAGGATCCGCTCTGACCTTAAAGCCGAG GCTCTGGGTTCCGCGATCAACTCCACCAAAGTAATGAAGGCTCAGCAGGTGGTGAAGACTGAAaatggaggagag CGGGTGGTGTCATTCCAGGAGGACTCCGAGGAGCTGGTCGAGGAGAACACAGACATCCCTGACTACCTGCCCGAGGAGGAGAGTCCGTCCCAGGAGCCGGACAAGGCCGTCACACGCGTGGGCTCCATCACAGACGGCATGGGCTGGCTCAGCACGGCTGCTAACTTCGTCACTCGCTCCTTTTACTGGTGA
- the mtfr1 gene encoding mitochondrial fission regulator 1 isoform X1: protein MTTEMSKENERIEVDLASGSAKPYGSSRSIVRRIASNLPLQPCPRVHFQLHPYAENSGVLRRQNCQVASLADVSWIDQDEDEEGEEEDEDYLGRPSRSGIPPGFVFRAQRPHPGRRPLNRRRSLPSLHQGAPDPQGPSKVNDEAIQKIGALETELAKLRIQIAQIVLAQEKSTQPGPPMPPPAPSGTLPPPPPPPPPPPPPPPPPSSLQRTFSAIDLIKERRGKKTDGETILESRSADIPSMLDILKDINKVKLRSVKSRPSEGDGRLKSSGPMDPAALIAEALKRKFAHRYRHNSEQEDKEDFQLPVPEVKPRNETPLFGQHMLKSTGKKNLL from the exons ATGACGACAGAAATGAGCAAAGAGAATGAAAGGATTGAGGTGGACCTG GCTTCTGGATCAGCCAAGCCCTACGGGTCCTCGAGAAGCATTGTGAGGAGAATAGCTTCTAATCTTCCCCTCCAACCCTGCCCCAGGGTTCATTTTCAG CTTCATCCGTACGCTGAGAACTCTGGTGTCTTGAGGAGGCAGAACTGTCAGGTGGCGTCTCTGGCTGATGTCAGCTGGATTGACcaggatgaagacgaggagggggaggaggaggatgaagattaCTTAGGCAGACCCAG CAGGTCAGGGATTCCACCAGGATTTGTCTTTCGAGCCCAACGCCCTCATCCTGGGAGAAGACCGTTAAACCGCCGCAGGTCACTGCCCAGCCTGCACCAGGGGGCTCCTGACCCTCAGGGGCCATCAAAAGTCAACGATGAGGCCATTCAGAAGATCGGTGCTCTCGAGACAGAACTTGCCAAACTCAGAATACAGATAGCGCAAATCGTCCTGGCTCAGGAAAAAAGCACACAGCCAG GACCCCCTATGCCCCCCCCTGCACCCTCTGGTACCctacctccccctcccccgcctcctcctcctccaccaccacctcccccaCCACCTTCGAGCCTCCAGCGGACATTTTCAGCCATAGACTTGATAAAAGAGCGCAGAGGGAAGAAGACAGACGGGGAGACGATTTTGGAGTCGAGGTCGGCAGATATCCCCAGCATGCTGGATATCCTGAAGGACATCAACAAAGTCAAGTTGCGATCAGTCAAAAG tcgTCCATCAGAAGGCGATGGTAGACTAAAGTCCAGTGGGCCTATGGATCCTGCCGCTCTCATCGCTGAGGCCCTGAAACGCAAGTTCGCCCACCGCTATCGACACAACAGTGAACAAGAGGACAAGGAGGATTTCCAACTTCCAGTTCCAGAAGTGAAGCCTCGAAACGAAACCCCTTTG TTTGGGCAGCACATGTTGAAATCAACTGGAAAAAAGAATTTGCTGTGA